One part of the Moraxella sp. FZFQ2102 genome encodes these proteins:
- a CDS encoding bile acid:sodium symporter family protein, producing MPFLVNVSQQLTRFTALVIIAAAIIAMIEPATFSWVKDNAQMLVLGTIMLGMGMTLGKQDYQILAKRPFDILVGTIAQYTIMPLLAIGISKMLNLSDGLTLGLVLVGCCPGGVSSNIMSYLAKGDVAFSVGMTTASTILAPVMAPLWMLYLVGETVAMDGWGMFKFMLIVTLFPVLIGSFANITLQNKSWFADVRNIMPGVAVLAFAAIVGGVAAVHGHRFFESALVMVAAIALHNIGGYLLGYFSGAFMGMNTAKKRTLAIEVGVQNAGLATGLSAKFFPANAESAVATAVACVWHSISGTVLGNAFAWWDKRTKSSSD from the coding sequence ATGCCATTTTTGGTTAATGTCAGTCAGCAACTGACTCGTTTTACTGCACTGGTGATCATCGCCGCTGCAATCATTGCTATGATCGAGCCTGCCACTTTTTCTTGGGTAAAAGACAATGCCCAAATGCTTGTCCTAGGGACAATCATGCTTGGTATGGGGATGACATTAGGCAAGCAAGATTATCAAATCTTAGCCAAACGCCCTTTCGATATTTTGGTCGGCACCATCGCACAGTACACCATCATGCCACTACTTGCCATCGGCATTAGTAAGATGCTGAATCTGTCAGATGGTTTAACATTAGGTTTGGTACTGGTCGGCTGTTGTCCTGGTGGCGTATCCTCGAACATCATGAGTTATCTTGCCAAAGGCGATGTTGCATTTTCTGTCGGCATGACAACCGCTTCAACCATTTTGGCACCTGTCATGGCACCGCTATGGATGTTATACTTGGTCGGAGAAACTGTCGCTATGGACGGTTGGGGTATGTTCAAATTTATGCTGATTGTCACCTTATTCCCTGTGCTAATCGGCTCATTTGCCAATATCACTTTGCAAAACAAATCATGGTTCGCTGATGTCAGAAATATTATGCCAGGCGTGGCTGTGCTTGCTTTTGCCGCTATCGTAGGTGGTGTGGCAGCCGTACATGGTCATCGATTTTTTGAATCAGCCTTAGTCATGGTCGCTGCCATCGCACTGCATAATATCGGTGGCTATTTGCTGGGTTATTTTTCTGGTGCGTTTATGGGAATGAATACCGCCAAAAAGCGTACGCTTGCCATCGAAGTGGGTGTACAAAATGCTGGGCTTGCTACAGGTCTGAGTGCAAAATTTTTCCCTGCCAATGCTGAATCTGCCGTTGCCACTGCAGTTGCTTGTGTTTGGCATTCCATTTCAGGTACTGTACTTGGCAATGCTTTTGCTTGGTGGGATAAAAGAACCAAATCCAGCTCTGATTAA
- a CDS encoding NnrS family protein, translating to MLINIAKPQKSPHPLLNLGFRVFFLSSAVFAIITMLLWHYALIVSPSVMLKDFGVSLFYWHGHEMVFGYALAVIAGFLLTAVKAWTGVPMPVGWKLFGIYLPWLVARVLFAAALFITDDVAKGVLLIALMADVIFWALVTAVVTRAVWLVRQKRQAGIVAKLVLLLLCQLGFLLASSVGYTGGQWLSLYVALFLVIGVVLTIGRRVLPFFIEKGVTVGKDRKPTGEQVSLPNAAWRDRMSLVSFVVFVIGFLADVPWLLSLGAAVCAFINAWRLIGWHHHGIWIKPLLWSLYLSFWGMVAAFVMLSVTPILDLPINAGVHLLALTGIGMMTVAMMARVSLGHTGRNIHEPPRLVGVMFTLMIGCVLVRSALPLFVDDYMALIAYAQGLWMICFALFVIGFGRMLMQPRVDGVMG from the coding sequence ATGTTGATTAATATCGCCAAACCACAAAAATCCCCACATCCACTGCTGAATCTTGGCTTTCGTGTATTTTTCCTAAGCTCGGCAGTGTTTGCCATCATCACCATGCTGCTGTGGCATTATGCGCTGATTGTCTCGCCGAGCGTGATGCTTAAAGATTTTGGCGTATCGCTGTTTTATTGGCATGGGCATGAGATGGTGTTTGGCTATGCGCTGGCGGTGATTGCTGGGTTTTTGCTGACGGCGGTGAAGGCATGGACCGGCGTGCCGATGCCTGTGGGCTGGAAGCTGTTTGGTATTTATCTGCCGTGGCTTGTGGCGCGCGTGTTGTTCGCAGCTGCATTATTCATTACTGATGATGTTGCCAAAGGTGTGCTGTTGATCGCGCTGATGGCAGATGTGATTTTTTGGGCATTGGTGACGGCGGTGGTGACGCGTGCGGTGTGGCTTGTGCGCCAAAAACGCCAAGCGGGTATCGTTGCCAAGCTTGTGCTGCTGCTCTTATGTCAGTTGGGATTTTTGCTTGCCAGCAGTGTTGGGTATACGGGCGGTCAGTGGTTGTCGCTGTATGTTGCGCTGTTTTTGGTGATTGGTGTGGTGCTGACGATTGGTCGGCGTGTGCTACCATTTTTTATCGAAAAAGGCGTCACCGTCGGTAAAGACCGTAAGCCCACAGGCGAGCAGGTGAGTCTGCCGAATGCCGCGTGGCGTGATCGTATGAGCCTTGTGAGCTTTGTGGTGTTTGTCATCGGGTTTTTGGCAGATGTGCCGTGGCTGCTATCACTTGGGGCGGCGGTGTGTGCATTTATCAATGCATGGCGATTGATCGGCTGGCACCATCACGGCATTTGGATTAAGCCGCTGTTGTGGTCGCTGTATCTATCGTTTTGGGGTATGGTGGCGGCGTTTGTCATGCTGAGCGTAACGCCGATACTGGATTTGCCGATTAATGCAGGCGTGCATTTGCTTGCTTTGACGGGTATTGGCATGATGACGGTGGCGATGATGGCGCGTGTTAGCCTTGGGCATACAGGTCGCAATATCCATGAGCCGCCGCGCTTGGTTGGCGTGATGTTTACGCTGATGATTGGCTGTGTGTTGGTGCGCTCGGCGCTGCCGCTGTTTGTTGATGATTATATGGCGTTAATTGCTTATGCGCAGGGCTTGTGGATGATTTGTTTTGCGCTGTTTGTCATTGGCTTTGGGCGGATGCTGATGCAGCCTAGAGTGGATGGGGTGATGGGGTAG
- a CDS encoding YggS family pyridoxal phosphate-dependent enzyme translates to MHQNIDNNQLLANFHAVKSALQAANDAAHRSHPCGLLAVSKTKPAAMIRALVQAGQVDFGENYLQEAMAKMDELNDLPIVWHYIGSIQRNKTRDIAKHFDWVHTVSREVIATRLNEQRAGLPPLNVLIQVNIDDEDSKSGCTPDEVPALIACIQACENLSLRGLMVIPSKDGSDAFVRTKALFDEMAERFELAAWDSISMGMSGDMADAVAHGSTMVRLGTAIFGERDYSQ, encoded by the coding sequence ATGCACCAAAATATCGATAATAATCAACTGCTTGCCAATTTTCACGCTGTCAAATCTGCTCTACAAGCTGCCAATGATGCAGCACATCGCAGCCATCCGTGTGGCTTGCTTGCGGTGTCCAAGACCAAGCCTGCGGCGATGATTCGCGCTTTGGTGCAGGCAGGGCAGGTGGATTTTGGGGAAAATTATCTGCAAGAAGCGATGGCGAAGATGGATGAGCTGAATGATTTGCCGATCGTCTGGCATTATATCGGCAGCATTCAGCGCAATAAGACGCGTGATATTGCCAAGCATTTTGACTGGGTGCATACCGTCTCGCGCGAAGTGATCGCCACGCGTCTGAACGAGCAGCGCGCAGGTTTGCCACCATTAAATGTCCTAATCCAAGTCAATATCGACGACGAAGACAGCAAATCGGGCTGCACGCCCGATGAAGTGCCTGCCCTGATTGCTTGTATTCAAGCGTGCGAAAATCTGAGCTTGCGTGGCTTGATGGTCATTCCAAGCAAAGATGGTAGTGATGCATTTGTACGCACAAAAGCATTGTTCGATGAGATGGCAGAGCGGTTTGAACTTGCCGCATGGGATAGCATCAGCATGGGCATGAGTGGTGATATGGCAGATGCGGTGGCGCATGGCTCAACGATGGTGCGCTTGGGAACGGCGATTTTTGGTGAGCGAGATTATAGTCAGTGA
- a CDS encoding type IV pilus twitching motility protein PilT: protein MLNLTNLLTFAHAQGASDLHLSTGNVFMRIDGVLTPVALPTPDHQMVSDLLRSVMSDAQYQTWQNELECDFVIEVTGVARFRVNAFFQTHGAAAVFRTIASTVPSLDSLFDDEICQILEHISHAKSGLVLVTGSTGSGKSTTLAAMVNAINRTQAAHILTIEDPIEYLHTSDKSLISQRQVGKDTHSFSHALRSALREDPDVILVGELRDLESIRLALTAAETGHLVLATLHTINAAKSIDRIIDVFDSHEKNMIRTMLADSLTAIIAQRLLPKTGGGRVAALEILQHTPAVANLIRENKLAQLPSVIQTGQAHGMTSLDQSLLSLVKQGKISKETANLAAKEMVF from the coding sequence ATGCTTAACCTAACCAACTTACTCACTTTCGCCCATGCCCAAGGCGCGTCTGATTTGCACTTATCCACCGGCAATGTCTTTATGCGTATCGATGGCGTGCTTACGCCTGTTGCCCTGCCTACGCCCGATCATCAGATGGTGAGCGATCTGTTGCGCTCGGTGATGAGTGATGCGCAGTACCAGACCTGGCAAAATGAGCTTGAATGTGATTTTGTCATCGAAGTGACGGGCGTGGCGCGCTTTCGTGTCAATGCCTTTTTTCAGACGCATGGCGCGGCGGCGGTATTTCGCACCATTGCAAGTACTGTACCAAGTCTAGATAGCCTATTTGATGATGAAATTTGTCAGATTCTTGAGCATATCAGCCACGCCAAATCAGGGCTTGTACTGGTCACAGGCAGCACAGGCTCAGGCAAATCCACCACGCTTGCCGCCATGGTCAATGCCATCAATCGCACGCAAGCTGCACACATTCTCACCATCGAAGACCCGATTGAATATCTACACACGAGTGATAAATCTCTCATCAGTCAGCGACAAGTCGGCAAGGATACGCACAGCTTTAGCCATGCGCTGCGCTCAGCACTGCGTGAAGATCCTGATGTGATTTTGGTCGGTGAACTTCGCGACCTTGAGAGCATTCGCCTTGCACTCACCGCTGCTGAGACTGGGCATTTAGTACTGGCGACGCTACACACTATCAATGCCGCCAAGAGCATTGATCGCATCATCGATGTGTTTGATTCGCATGAGAAAAATATGATTCGCACCATGCTTGCCGACTCGCTTACCGCGATCATCGCACAGCGGCTGCTGCCAAAGACAGGTGGTGGACGCGTGGCAGCATTAGAGATTTTGCAGCATACGCCTGCGGTAGCGAATTTGATCCGCGAAAATAAGCTTGCGCAGCTACCATCAGTGATCCAAACAGGGCAAGCACACGGTATGACAAGCCTTGATCAGTCGCTATTATCACTGGTCAAACAAGGCAAAATCAGTAAAGAGACGGCGAATTTAGCCGCAAAAGAGATGGTGTTTTGA
- the fur gene encoding ferric iron uptake transcriptional regulator, producing the protein MAFTNKDLRKAGLKVTLPRIKILELLENAEHHHMSAEDVYRALAEQGEDVGLATVYRVLTQFEQAGIVERHNFENNLSVFEIVQDEHHDHLVCDVCGKIVEFHNEIIEQEQFKVAEEHGFKLSGHSLVLYGVCDSSECQKTAES; encoded by the coding sequence ATGGCATTCACCAACAAAGATTTGCGCAAAGCAGGTTTAAAAGTTACTTTACCACGCATTAAAATTCTTGAGCTTTTAGAGAATGCAGAACATCATCACATGAGTGCTGAAGATGTTTATCGCGCTTTGGCTGAGCAGGGTGAGGATGTGGGTTTGGCGACGGTGTATCGCGTGCTGACGCAGTTTGAGCAGGCGGGTATCGTTGAGCGTCATAATTTTGAGAATAACTTATCGGTCTTTGAAATCGTACAAGATGAGCATCATGACCATTTGGTCTGCGATGTCTGCGGTAAGATTGTTGAGTTTCATAACGAAATCATCGAACAAGAGCAGTTTAAAGTCGCTGAAGAACATGGCTTTAAGCTGTCGGGGCATTCATTGGTGCTGTATGGCGTGTGCGACAGTAGTGAGTGCCAAAAGACAGCCGAAAGCTGA
- a CDS encoding outer membrane protein assembly factor BamE has translation MMKQATILKIASIGLVSALTLTGCNIFRVYTIDLPQGTPLSQEQASRVQVGMNQNQVLYLLGSPAMRDTLAPNRWDYIYDYTAGTDGKRKKQKNVKNATQYMSIYFDNQGRVARIEGAGSLPETRH, from the coding sequence ATGATGAAACAAGCAACCATCTTAAAAATCGCCAGCATCGGTCTGGTGTCGGCATTGACGCTGACAGGCTGTAATATTTTTCGCGTTTATACCATCGATTTGCCACAAGGCACGCCATTAAGCCAAGAGCAGGCATCACGCGTACAAGTCGGCATGAACCAAAACCAAGTGCTGTACTTGCTTGGCTCGCCTGCCATGCGCGACACCCTAGCACCGAACCGCTGGGACTATATCTATGACTACACCGCAGGCACGGACGGCAAGCGCAAAAAACAAAAAAATGTCAAAAATGCCACGCAGTACATGAGCATTTATTTTGACAATCAAGGTCGCGTCGCGCGCATCGAAGGTGCAGGCAGCCTACCTGAAACGCGTCATTGA
- a CDS encoding RnfH family protein: MIDIAIAYVDEQGQQHYQELSVPAGTTIINALRSSGVLNLPNLAKFTTWCNEHLSCDTNHKAWYVGIYSQKVRLDTVLNAGDRIEIYRPLTIDPMAKRKSKSKVKLKKLGYRPL; encoded by the coding sequence ATGATAGACATTGCGATCGCTTATGTCGATGAGCAGGGGCAGCAGCATTATCAAGAGCTGAGCGTCCCTGCAGGCACAACCATCATCAATGCTCTGCGCTCAAGTGGTGTGCTGAATTTGCCGAATTTGGCGAAGTTTACCACTTGGTGCAATGAACATCTGTCATGCGACACCAATCACAAGGCGTGGTATGTCGGTATCTATAGCCAAAAAGTGCGTTTAGATACTGTACTCAATGCTGGCGATCGCATTGAGATTTATCGACCTTTAACCATCGATCCGATGGCTAAGCGCAAATCCAAATCAAAAGTGAAATTAAAAAAGCTCGGCTATCGACCGTTGTGA
- a CDS encoding cytochrome c: protein MKPAQKATLAKFALALGVGLTGLSANAVSYPVPAYDIEAGKAIVDVNCAACHGANGVSVAPAQPNLAGQNIKYLYKQLVDFKNKARRNGVMEAQLVGLTQQDLANVAGYYANQAPWTPSYGNKATVAAATKLYLGGDKTRGVIPCAGCHDPKGAGNAYAAFPRLGGQHATYLATQLKLFRAAGREDDVATDMEVRTNDAAKKGEKGMMQMVASRLSDRDIKILSEYLAAVH from the coding sequence ATGAAACCTGCACAAAAAGCAACACTAGCCAAATTTGCCCTAGCTCTGGGTGTTGGTCTGACCGGTTTGTCAGCCAATGCTGTTTCTTATCCTGTGCCTGCTTATGATATCGAAGCGGGTAAAGCGATCGTGGATGTCAACTGTGCCGCGTGTCATGGCGCAAATGGCGTGAGCGTTGCACCAGCGCAGCCCAACCTAGCTGGTCAAAATATCAAATATCTGTACAAGCAATTGGTAGATTTCAAAAATAAAGCACGCCGTAATGGTGTGATGGAAGCTCAGCTGGTGGGCCTAACTCAGCAAGATCTTGCCAATGTCGCAGGCTACTATGCTAACCAAGCACCATGGACACCAAGCTATGGTAATAAAGCCACTGTTGCTGCAGCGACCAAGCTATACCTAGGTGGCGATAAGACGCGTGGCGTGATTCCTTGTGCAGGCTGTCATGATCCAAAAGGTGCAGGCAATGCTTATGCAGCATTCCCACGCCTAGGCGGTCAGCACGCGACTTACCTAGCGACTCAGCTAAAACTATTCCGTGCTGCAGGCCGTGAAGATGATGTAGCGACCGATATGGAAGTGCGTACCAATGACGCTGCCAAAAAAGGCGAAAAAGGCATGATGCAGATGGTTGCATCGCGTCTGTCAGATCGCGACATCAAGATCCTATCAGAATACCTAGCAGCGGTACACTGA
- a CDS encoding cytochrome c5 family protein has translation MVSHADTADTYQKSCAACHDSGNLNAPKTGDTATWQKLKSQKGMDGLVKSTRQGMPQMPAMGLCKACSDEDFKQLIEYMSK, from the coding sequence ATGGTATCACACGCGGATACTGCGGACACTTACCAAAAAAGCTGCGCGGCGTGCCATGATTCAGGCAATCTAAACGCCCCAAAAACAGGTGATACCGCCACTTGGCAAAAGCTGAAATCTCAAAAAGGCATGGACGGACTTGTCAAATCCACGCGCCAAGGTATGCCACAGATGCCTGCGATGGGGCTGTGCAAGGCTTGTAGCGATGAAGATTTTAAGCAATTGATCGAGTATATGAGCAAATAA
- the yihA gene encoding ribosome biogenesis GTP-binding protein YihA/YsxC, with the protein MSAAYLKQIRQTSFLMSAPTFKLCPTDSGFEVAFAGRSNAGKSSAINTITQQKQLARSSKTPGRTQMINFFTVGHEDARIVDLPGYGYAAVPESMKIKWQKELEEYLVSRKSLVGLVLMTDIRHPLKYFDEQMLHWAKDGGLPVHVLLTKADKLKRGAQKTALLATKKQLQALGLPFSIQLFSALKKEGLDELGAVLGEWLHLDELNNIAKDAQSKSEESDKLNAINTADTTNDQQGESHE; encoded by the coding sequence ATGAGTGCAGCGTATCTCAAGCAAATTCGCCAAACCAGTTTTTTGATGTCGGCACCGACTTTTAAGCTTTGTCCTACAGATTCAGGGTTTGAAGTGGCATTCGCTGGGCGTTCAAACGCAGGCAAATCATCAGCGATCAACACCATCACCCAACAAAAACAGCTCGCCCGCTCATCCAAAACCCCAGGGCGCACGCAGATGATCAACTTTTTCACCGTCGGGCATGAAGACGCACGCATCGTCGATTTACCAGGGTATGGCTATGCTGCCGTGCCTGAGAGCATGAAAATCAAATGGCAAAAAGAGCTGGAAGAATATCTGGTGTCGCGCAAATCCTTGGTGGGCTTGGTACTGATGACCGACATTCGCCATCCGCTTAAGTATTTTGACGAGCAGATGCTGCACTGGGCAAAAGATGGCGGTCTGCCTGTGCATGTGCTGCTGACTAAGGCAGATAAGCTTAAACGCGGCGCGCAAAAAACCGCCCTACTTGCCACCAAAAAACAACTACAAGCATTGGGTTTGCCATTTAGCATTCAGCTGTTTTCTGCGCTTAAAAAAGAAGGTCTAGATGAACTTGGAGCGGTGCTTGGCGAATGGCTACATTTAGATGAATTAAATAATATCGCCAAAGATGCACAAAGCAAATCTGAAGAAAGCGATAAACTTAACGCTATAAATACCGCTGATACCACCAACGATCAGCAAGGCGAATCCCATGAATAA
- the rsmI gene encoding 16S rRNA (cytidine(1402)-2'-O)-methyltransferase: MNNGTLYIVATPIGNLSDITERAIATLKSVTVIACEDTRTSGKLLNYFNITTPTIAYHEHNADSQTTKIIERLQRGESVALISDAGTPLVSDPGFRLVKAAHEADLTVMPIVGACAMIAALSAAGLPSDKFSFIGFLPARTHGRIKTLDEWANRAETLIFYEAPHRINESLTDMVTVFGADREAALCRELTKTFETIKKLPLGELLDFVKNDSNQQKGEIVLVVAGKDNDAQTPEDYDAWLLRIAQDLPPKKAAAIVADVLGLKKSAVYDRLLELQKA, encoded by the coding sequence ATGAATAATGGCACTTTGTACATCGTCGCTACCCCGATCGGCAATCTGTCTGACATCACTGAGCGCGCCATCGCGACGCTCAAATCCGTCACCGTTATCGCTTGTGAAGATACACGCACTTCGGGTAAATTATTAAATTATTTTAACATCACCACACCGACCATCGCCTATCATGAGCATAATGCCGACAGCCAAACCACCAAAATCATCGAGCGACTACAACGCGGTGAATCGGTCGCTTTGATCAGCGATGCAGGCACGCCACTTGTCTCTGACCCTGGATTTCGCTTGGTCAAGGCGGCGCACGAAGCGGACTTGACCGTCATGCCGATTGTCGGGGCGTGCGCGATGATTGCGGCGCTATCGGCGGCAGGCTTGCCATCGGACAAGTTTAGCTTTATTGGCTTTTTACCTGCCAGGACACATGGACGGATTAAGACGCTTGATGAATGGGCGAATCGCGCTGAGACTTTGATTTTTTATGAAGCGCCGCATCGCATCAATGAGAGCTTAACGGACATGGTGACGGTATTTGGCGCCGATCGTGAAGCGGCGCTATGCCGTGAGCTGACCAAGACTTTTGAGACGATTAAAAAACTGCCACTGGGCGAGCTACTTGACTTTGTCAAAAATGATAGCAATCAGCAAAAAGGCGAGATCGTGCTTGTTGTCGCAGGCAAAGATAATGACGCACAAACCCCAGAAGATTATGATGCGTGGTTATTAAGAATCGCTCAAGATTTGCCACCAAAAAAAGCAGCTGCCATCGTCGCTGATGTCTTGGGGCTAAAAAAATCAGCGGTCTATGATCGCCTGCTTGAATTACAAAAAGCATGA
- a CDS encoding GatB/YqeY domain-containing protein, whose protein sequence is MSLKQTMTDAVKTAMKAREMDTVKVLRNVQAAIKKIEIDSQVELDDKAVLEQLQKQIKQRQESLTIYQANGREDLAEKEQFEINVIEQFLPAQLGEDELNTIIAATIAETGAAGMKDMGKVMNAVKEKTVGQADPAVISGLVKKALSA, encoded by the coding sequence ATGAGCTTAAAACAAACCATGACCGATGCCGTTAAAACTGCAATGAAAGCCCGTGAAATGGATACGGTCAAGGTGCTGCGCAATGTGCAAGCAGCCATCAAAAAAATCGAAATCGATTCTCAAGTAGAGCTTGATGATAAAGCCGTACTTGAACAGCTACAAAAACAAATCAAACAACGCCAAGAATCACTAACCATCTATCAAGCCAATGGTCGTGAAGATCTTGCCGAAAAAGAGCAGTTTGAGATCAATGTCATTGAGCAGTTTCTACCAGCACAATTAGGTGAAGATGAGCTTAACACCATCATCGCTGCTACCATCGCAGAAACTGGCGCAGCTGGCATGAAAGACATGGGCAAAGTGATGAATGCCGTCAAAGAAAAAACCGTCGGTCAAGCTGATCCTGCAGTGATCTCAGGCTTGGTGAAAAAGGCGCTGTCGGCGTAA
- a CDS encoding M48 family metalloprotease: MKITKLPTTHTKTSSRLTARSLTIALGLSLMTTASVAATAPTAFSLPSMTAGANFYDTYRNEQIAAWSLRQIYDDLPLVEDPWANQVLVQLSAELNAKVRTQQLYATPLIVDNSMNAFAVPGGLIGMNTGTILAAQGLDEVASVLAHEIAHISQRHYESRMENNKKLMALQLGGLIAAIAASAAGGDAALLAMAGGQTATAESAATHSRENEKEADRVGMQILVQSGYDAHAMPRFFSRLQRQLNINQAKNAFMPSFMQSHPFTAERMSEASARAASYAKPVMTAKHEQAKLFDRWSWRIKYLTKQATYAELVANAPQSEGARLALASWLADAQRHREAAQVLEVGRFDPADALVCITKSHLAFAQKQYDQAIEMIKPCQAIYPERRDLRLILAKYHIHAGDGQAANALLSPLTFDGSHDLSAWQLSAQAYELMARAAASDHAATIATINALRARSQVELWRGQYQGALQSLAQADELAAGSDRTKLMRAMLAKDKDAVISARDFRP, encoded by the coding sequence ATGAAAATCACCAAACTTCCAACTACTCACACGAAAACTTCTAGCCGCTTAACCGCGCGATCGCTGACGATCGCTCTGGGCTTGTCACTGATGACGACGGCGAGTGTGGCAGCGACAGCACCGACGGCATTTAGCTTGCCGAGCATGACCGCAGGTGCAAATTTTTATGACACTTATCGCAATGAGCAGATCGCTGCGTGGTCGCTGCGGCAGATTTATGATGATTTGCCACTTGTCGAAGATCCGTGGGCAAATCAAGTATTGGTGCAGCTATCGGCAGAGCTGAATGCTAAAGTGCGCACGCAGCAGCTGTATGCCACACCGCTGATCGTCGATAACAGCATGAATGCCTTTGCTGTACCAGGTGGTCTGATCGGGATGAATACGGGGACGATTTTGGCGGCGCAAGGGCTTGATGAAGTGGCAAGTGTGCTGGCGCACGAGATTGCACACATCAGTCAGCGGCATTATGAATCGCGGATGGAGAATAACAAAAAGCTGATGGCGCTACAGCTTGGTGGTTTGATCGCAGCGATCGCAGCATCGGCGGCAGGTGGTGATGCGGCGCTACTTGCAATGGCAGGCGGCCAGACGGCGACAGCAGAGTCGGCAGCGACGCACAGCCGTGAGAATGAGAAAGAAGCAGATCGCGTGGGTATGCAGATTTTGGTGCAGTCGGGCTATGATGCTCATGCCATGCCGAGATTTTTCAGCCGTTTGCAGCGACAGCTGAATATCAATCAAGCCAAAAATGCCTTTATGCCAAGCTTCATGCAGTCGCATCCATTCACCGCTGAGCGCATGAGTGAAGCGTCTGCACGCGCGGCAAGCTATGCCAAGCCTGTGATGACTGCCAAGCATGAACAAGCCAAGCTGTTCGATCGCTGGTCGTGGCGCATCAAATATTTGACCAAGCAGGCGACTTATGCAGAGCTTGTCGCCAATGCGCCACAAAGTGAAGGTGCGCGCTTAGCACTGGCATCATGGCTGGCTGATGCACAGCGTCACCGTGAAGCAGCGCAGGTGCTGGAAGTAGGGCGATTTGACCCTGCTGACGCACTGGTATGTATCACCAAATCGCATTTGGCATTTGCCCAAAAGCAGTATGATCAAGCCATTGAGATGATTAAGCCGTGCCAAGCGATTTATCCAGAACGCCGTGATTTGCGCTTGATTTTGGCAAAGTATCATATCCATGCAGGTGATGGGCAAGCGGCAAATGCACTTCTCTCACCATTAACTTTCGATGGCTCACATGACTTATCCGCGTGGCAGCTGTCTGCGCAAGCTTATGAGCTGATGGCGCGCGCTGCCGCTAGTGATCATGCTGCCACTATCGCTACCATCAATGCACTGCGTGCGCGTAGCCAAGTGGAGCTGTGGCGCGGGCAATATCAAGGGGCGCTGCAGTCATTGGCGCAGGCTGATGAGTTGGCGGCAGGTAGTGATCGCACTAAGCTCATGCGCGCGATGCTTGCCAAGGATAAAGATGCGGTGATCAGCGCAAGGGATTTTCGACCTTAA